The genomic region TTGAATATTAGCAAAGAAGAGCAAGAAGAGAAGTTTGGCTTCTTGCTAGACGCACTGAAGTTTGGCGCGCCACCGCATGGCGGTTTGGCATTTGGTTTAGATCGTCTTGTTATGCTAATGACGGGGTCAAGCTCTATTCGTGATGTCATTGCTTTCCCTAAAACGCAAAGTGCAACGTGTCTATTGACTCAGGCGCCTGGCGAAGTCAGTGAGAAACAATTAAAAGAACTGAGTATTCGCGTTAGAAAGCCAGTTGTTGAATGATAGAAACAACTCTAAACTTATTCTAAAACAGTAAGTTATGTTGAGAGTTTGAAAGAAAAACGTAAAAGGCCGCTTATTAGCGGCCTTTTTTATATTTTGGCATTGCATACTTTGTAAAGGGCTGTTGAAATATACAGTAATTATATAAGGCACGATAAAATTATGCCCAAGACCAGAATTTTAGCTATTGACCCAGGCTCCAGAATTACAGGCTTTGGAATCATAGACGTTATAAATGGTAAATCTGTTTACGTTAATAGTGGATGTATACGATTACCTGATGAGGTGCTATCCGTTAGGCTTAAGCATATATTTCAAAGTGTTTCTGCGTTGTTGGAAGAATATAAGCCTGAAGAGTTTGCTATCGAAGAGGTGTTCTTAGCGAAAAATGCTAATTCAGCCCTCAAGCTAGGTCAAGCGAGGGGGGCGGCTATCGTTGCGGCGTCTATTCAAGAGCTAGTGGTGTATGAATATGCTGCTCGACGAGTCAAGCAGTCTGTGGTTGGCAATGGTAATGCTGATAAAACGCAGGTGCAGATGATGGTTCAGCTATTATTAAACCTAACTTCTAAGCCCCAAGCTGACGCGGCTGATGCTTTAGCTATTGCTTTGTGTCATGCTAATACGCGAACTTCCGGTGGGCTAGAGTACGGTGTCGGTAAGCGAGCGGGACGCGCCTCTAAGCGTTGGACAGAACTAGATGTAAGGAAAACTTTGTGATCGGACGAATTGTCGGCACTTTGATTGAAAAAACGCCACCAGAATTGATGGTCGATGTTAATGGAATTGGCTATGAAGTCAGTGCTTCTATGACCACAATCTACGATTTGCCTCAAATCGGAGGGCAGGTGACGCTATTTACTCACCTTCTTGTTAAAGAGGACTCCCATACACTTTATGGATTTATTGATAAAAACGAACGTGCATTGTTTCGTATTTTGATCAAAGTAAATGGTATTGGCCCAAAAATGGCATTGGCAATTTTGTCCAGTATGTCATCTGAGGAGCTCATTAATAATGTCCAAGACTCGGATGTTACCGCTCTTACTCGTATTCCTGGTGTTGGTAAAAAAACTGCCGAGAGACTTATTATTGAATTGAGAGATAAGCTTGGACAGGCGGCAAAAGCTGACTTGTTTTCAGCTCCTGCCGTACTGCGTCAAGTGCAAGCTGATCCTAGGCAAGAAGCTGAAGCTGCCCTTATTTCTCTTGGCTATAAACCCCAAGAGGCGGCCAAAGCCATTGCGGGTGTACCTGTGGATGCCGCGAATAGTGAAGATGTCATTAAGGCGGCTTTAAAAGGGATGTTAAGGAAATAAAAACATGATTGAACAAGATCGTATTATTTCTGCAGAGCTAAAAGGTAATGATCGACAAATTGATCGTGCTATACGTCCGCAAGCCCTAGCCGAGTATATTGGCCAACCAGTTGTTCGAGAGCAAATGGAAATTTTCATTCAGGCCGCCCGCCAGCGTGAAGAGCCTCTTGACCACACCCTAATCTTTGGGCCTCCAGGCTTAGGTAAAACTACCCTTGCCAATATTATTGGTAACGAGATGGGGGCTGAAGTTAGAACGACATCTGGGCCTGTTTTGGAGAGGGCAGGAGATTTGGCTGCGCTGCTGACAAATCTAAATGAAGGTGACATTCTATTTATAGATGAAATACATAGGTTAAGCCCAGCAATTGAAGAGGTGCTTTATCCAGCTATGGAGGATTACCAGTTGGATATAATGATTGGTGAAGGTCCAGCAGCTAGGTCAATTAAAATTGAACTCCCGCCGTTTACACTTGTCGGAGCAACTACGCGAGCAGGGCTCTTAACATCACCTCTCCGAGATCGCTTTGGAATTGTGCAGCGCTTAGAGTTTTATGATGTTGAATCACTGACAACAATTGTAGCGCGTTCCGCAAGTAAAATGGGTATGGAGCTAGATCACTCAGGTTGCTTTGAAGTGGCAAGAAGATCAAGAGGCACACCAAGAATTGCAAACCGTCTACTTCGACGAGTTAGAGACGTTGCGCAAGTTAGCGGAGAGGTGCTTGTTGGGCAAAAAGTTGCTCAGAGGGCATTAGATATGTTAAGTGTAGATAGTCAGGGCTTCGATCACTTAGATAGACGCATGTTATTGACTATGATAGAAAAGTTTGACGGAAGACCGGTTGGTCTAGACAGCGTTTCTGCCGCATTAGGCGAAGATAAAGATACTATCGAAGACGTCATTGAGCCGTTTTTGATTCAGCAAGGTTTTATAATTAGAACGCCGAGAGGTCGCCAAGTTACAAAACGTGCTTATGAACATTTTAATTACCAACTACCTTCAGATTTTAAATAGAGGTTAATAATGTCAATTTGGGGACTAATCGCTAGTGCTAGTTTTGTGGTCCAGCTTGTAATGTTGATTTTACTGGCTGCTTCTGTGTTTTCATGGATTGTAATATTTCAAAGGATTCGTGTTTTAAAGGAAGCAAAAAAAGTACGTGCCGCATTTGAAGAAAGTTTTTGGTCTGGTATTGATTTGAGCCAATTATATCGCAAGCTCACACAAGAAGGCCGTAAGGTAGGAGGTATGGAAACTATCTTTACCTCAGGCATTAAAGAATTTACTCGATTAAGGCAGAGCCATAATGTCGATCCAGAAGCTATTATGGACGGTGTTCAAAGATCGATGCGAGTGGCGCTATATCGTGAGGAAGAGAAGCTTGATCAGCATTTACCATTTTTAGCCACTGTTGGCTCAACTAGCCCTTACATCGGCTTGTTCGGTACGGTATGGGGGATAATGCACTCTTTTATTGGTCTTGCAGAGGTCCAACAGGCAACATTGGCAACCGTTGCTCCTGGTATTGCAGAAGCTCTTATTGCAACGGCAATTGGTCTGGCAGCAGCGATTCCAGCTGTAATTGCATATAACCGTTTTTCTTCTACAGCAGAATCTCTTAGTTCAAGTTACGAGAATTTTGCCGACGAATTTACTAGTATCCTACATCGTAAGGTACATGTGAGAGAGGGAGGCGCTGAATAGTGGCTCGCTCAAGAAGAAATAAACGCCGCCCAATGGCTGAGATAAACGTTGTTCCTTATATTGACGTTATGCTGGTGCTCTTGGTTATCTTTATGATTACTGCGCCAATGCTTACTCAAGGTGTGGATGTCGAATTACCCAACGCAAATGCCTCACCAATACAGGACACAGAAAACGATGTCATGATTGCTTCTGTAGATGCTAAGGGCCAATACTATTTGGATGTAGGTGGTAAGCAAGAGTCCATAGCTTTATCTCAAATACAGGATAGAGTTAGAAAGGTGTTAAGCCAAAACCCTAAGATGTCCGTGCTAGTAAGAGGGGATAAAAATGTTTCTTATGGTGATGTCATTGGTTTGATGGTTACCTTGCAAGGCGCTGGCGTTCCAAATGTAGGTTTAGTGACTGAACCGGATAAAAATTAATGAAATGGTTTCGCAGTGATAATTATAGTATTCCAACCGTCCTAGCAATAGGTTTGCATGCGAGTATTGTTATTGCAGGCTTGGTTGCGATAGATTTTAGTGATAATGAGACTCCAAAGCCAAAGCGTCCGCCTATTGTTAATGCGACCGTTATTGATATCTCTGAAACCATAATAGGCCAAAGAGAATCTGAAGAGAAAGCGGCAAAGCAGCAGGCAGCCGCGTTGGCAGAAAAAAAGAAAAAAGAAGCTGAACAGAGTAGAAGAAAAGAAGCCCAGCGTAAGGCTTTAGAAGAAAAGCAAAAGCAACTTGCCCAAGCTAAGCAAGCAAAAGAAAAGGCAGAAGCTGAGCGTCAGGAAGCGGAAAGAAAGAAAAAAGCAGCTGAGCAAAAACGTGCAGCACAAGAAGCAGAAAGTAAGCGTTTGGCTCAAGAGCAAGCTGAAAAAAAACGTTTAGCTGAAAAAGAGGCCAATG from Marinomonas rhizomae harbors:
- the tolQ gene encoding protein TolQ — translated: MSIWGLIASASFVVQLVMLILLAASVFSWIVIFQRIRVLKEAKKVRAAFEESFWSGIDLSQLYRKLTQEGRKVGGMETIFTSGIKEFTRLRQSHNVDPEAIMDGVQRSMRVALYREEEKLDQHLPFLATVGSTSPYIGLFGTVWGIMHSFIGLAEVQQATLATVAPGIAEALIATAIGLAAAIPAVIAYNRFSSTAESLSSSYENFADEFTSILHRKVHVREGGAE
- the tolA gene encoding cell envelope integrity protein TolA, coding for MKWFRSDNYSIPTVLAIGLHASIVIAGLVAIDFSDNETPKPKRPPIVNATVIDISETIIGQRESEEKAAKQQAAALAEKKKKEAEQSRRKEAQRKALEEKQKQLAQAKQAKEKAEAERQEAERKKKAAEQKRAAQEAESKRLAQEQAEKKRLAEKEANEKQRKELARKAEADRIAEEERKRQEEAARLAEKKKAEEAAARAAAEEAKQRAADEAQMVQSISGLINDRVAAAWIRPPSARNNMKTQLRINFLPNGEVMNVQVTASSGDALFDQRAVDAVYKVRKIEELSKVDSYVFERNFRQVDLIFNPQDLRN
- the ruvA gene encoding Holliday junction branch migration protein RuvA, which gives rise to MIGRIVGTLIEKTPPELMVDVNGIGYEVSASMTTIYDLPQIGGQVTLFTHLLVKEDSHTLYGFIDKNERALFRILIKVNGIGPKMALAILSSMSSEELINNVQDSDVTALTRIPGVGKKTAERLIIELRDKLGQAAKADLFSAPAVLRQVQADPRQEAEAALISLGYKPQEAAKAIAGVPVDAANSEDVIKAALKGMLRK
- the ruvC gene encoding crossover junction endodeoxyribonuclease RuvC is translated as MPKTRILAIDPGSRITGFGIIDVINGKSVYVNSGCIRLPDEVLSVRLKHIFQSVSALLEEYKPEEFAIEEVFLAKNANSALKLGQARGAAIVAASIQELVVYEYAARRVKQSVVGNGNADKTQVQMMVQLLLNLTSKPQADAADALAIALCHANTRTSGGLEYGVGKRAGRASKRWTELDVRKTL
- the tolR gene encoding protein TolR; this translates as MARSRRNKRRPMAEINVVPYIDVMLVLLVIFMITAPMLTQGVDVELPNANASPIQDTENDVMIASVDAKGQYYLDVGGKQESIALSQIQDRVRKVLSQNPKMSVLVRGDKNVSYGDVIGLMVTLQGAGVPNVGLVTEPDKN
- the ruvB gene encoding Holliday junction branch migration DNA helicase RuvB, with the protein product MIEQDRIISAELKGNDRQIDRAIRPQALAEYIGQPVVREQMEIFIQAARQREEPLDHTLIFGPPGLGKTTLANIIGNEMGAEVRTTSGPVLERAGDLAALLTNLNEGDILFIDEIHRLSPAIEEVLYPAMEDYQLDIMIGEGPAARSIKIELPPFTLVGATTRAGLLTSPLRDRFGIVQRLEFYDVESLTTIVARSASKMGMELDHSGCFEVARRSRGTPRIANRLLRRVRDVAQVSGEVLVGQKVAQRALDMLSVDSQGFDHLDRRMLLTMIEKFDGRPVGLDSVSAALGEDKDTIEDVIEPFLIQQGFIIRTPRGRQVTKRAYEHFNYQLPSDFK